The Pseudomonas sp. TH06 genome has a window encoding:
- a CDS encoding inhibitor of vertebrate lysozyme family protein has product MSALKTLAAALLLGGSAMAMAANDGQTRVNELLSSDPQYRETWEGVVKKEERLPEWVMNLSGTPDQQMNAVTEDGDKYLVGPLCESQDKCLNHRLIVAFSFDKKDAYAMLVDVPEGLPADKSPTRHATYRFLGKPDQGMQDLLMETLKKDPKWY; this is encoded by the coding sequence ATGAGTGCGTTAAAGACACTGGCAGCCGCCCTGCTTCTGGGCGGTAGTGCCATGGCGATGGCGGCCAATGACGGCCAGACGCGGGTCAACGAACTGTTGAGTTCCGACCCGCAATACCGGGAAACCTGGGAAGGCGTGGTGAAGAAGGAAGAACGCCTGCCGGAATGGGTGATGAACCTGTCCGGTACGCCGGACCAACAGATGAATGCCGTGACTGAAGATGGCGACAAGTATCTGGTCGGGCCGCTCTGCGAATCGCAGGACAAGTGCCTCAATCACCGCTTGATCGTCGCGTTCAGTTTCGACAAGAAGGACGCTTACGCCATGCTCGTCGATGTGCCTGAAGGATTGCCGGCGGACAAGTCGCCAACGCGACATGCCACTTACCGCTTCCTCGGCAAACCCGATCAGGGCATGCAGGATCTTTTGATGGAAACCCTGAAGAAAGATCCGAAGTGGTACTGA
- a CDS encoding spore maturation protein, whose protein sequence is MLNGLWLGFFIVAAVSALAQWLIGGNAGIFAAMVESIFAMAKLSVEVMVLLFGTLTLWLGFLRIAEKAGIVEWLAKVLGPLFLRLMPEVPPGHPALGLITLNFAANGLGLDNAATPIGLKAMKALQELNPSATVASNAQILFLVLNASSLTLLPVTIFMYRAQQGAPDPTLVFLPILLATSCSTIVGFLSVAFMQRLRIWDPVVLAYLIPGALALGGFMALLGTLSATALAGLSSILGNLTLFGLIMLFLIIGALRKVKVYEAFVEGAKEGFDVAKNLLPYLVAMLCAVGVLRASGALDFGLDGIRHLVEWAGWDTRFVDALPTAMVKPFSGSAARAMLIETMKTSGVDSFPALVAATVQGSTETTFYVLAVYFGAVGIQRARHAVGCALLAELAGVLGAIGVCYWFFG, encoded by the coding sequence ATGCTTAATGGCCTGTGGCTTGGCTTCTTCATCGTGGCAGCCGTGTCGGCGCTGGCGCAGTGGCTGATCGGCGGCAACGCCGGGATTTTCGCGGCGATGGTGGAAAGCATTTTTGCCATGGCCAAGCTCTCGGTCGAAGTCATGGTACTGCTGTTCGGCACCCTCACCCTCTGGCTGGGCTTCCTGCGCATTGCCGAGAAGGCCGGCATTGTCGAATGGCTGGCCAAGGTACTCGGCCCGCTGTTCCTGCGGCTGATGCCGGAAGTCCCGCCCGGTCACCCTGCCCTCGGCCTGATCACCCTGAACTTCGCCGCCAACGGCCTCGGCCTGGACAACGCCGCCACGCCCATCGGCCTGAAAGCCATGAAGGCGCTGCAGGAGCTCAATCCCAGCGCCACGGTCGCCAGCAACGCACAAATCCTCTTCCTGGTGCTCAACGCCTCGTCGCTGACCCTGCTGCCGGTGACGATCTTCATGTACCGCGCTCAGCAAGGCGCGCCGGACCCGACACTGGTGTTCCTGCCGATTCTGCTGGCGACCAGTTGCTCGACCATCGTCGGCTTCCTTTCGGTGGCGTTCATGCAGCGCCTGCGGATCTGGGATCCGGTGGTGCTGGCGTATCTGATTCCCGGCGCCCTCGCCCTTGGTGGCTTCATGGCCCTGCTGGGCACCCTTTCAGCCACCGCGCTGGCGGGATTGTCGTCGATCCTCGGCAATCTCACGCTGTTCGGCTTGATCATGCTGTTTCTGATCATTGGTGCCTTGCGCAAAGTGAAGGTCTACGAAGCGTTCGTCGAAGGCGCCAAGGAAGGCTTCGATGTGGCGAAGAATCTGCTGCCGTATCTGGTGGCGATGCTTTGTGCCGTAGGCGTATTGCGCGCATCCGGGGCACTGGATTTTGGTCTGGACGGCATTCGTCATCTGGTCGAATGGGCCGGTTGGGACACGCGCTTCGTCGACGCCTTGCCGACGGCAATGGTCAAACCGTTCTCCGGCAGCGCCGCGCGGGCGATGCTGATTGAAACCATGAAGACTTCAGGCGTCGACAGCTTTCCGGCGCTGGTCGCGGCAACAGTGCAGGGCAGTACCGAGACGACGTTCTATGTGCTGGCGGTGTATTTCGGCGCGGTGGGGATTCAGCGGGCGCGGCATGCGGTGGGGTGTGCGTTGTTGGCGGAGTTGGCCGGGGTCTTGGGTGCTATCGGCGTCTGCTACTGGTTCTTCGGCTAA
- a CDS encoding ABC-type transport auxiliary lipoprotein family protein, with translation MKLTRLALLAGFVLISSCSILPKSEPADVYRLPATQAPASASSAAPQHWSLRLNKLQASEALNRPNIAVIPQGDVISSYKASRWSDPAPVLLRNRLLDGFARDGRVTLLSTDDSNFAADLELGGNLQAFQTEYQGTQASVVVRLDALIVRGYDQRILASRRFEERQPLSDVQVPAVVAGFGQASDRLTAKVVAWTVDQGQKLAPQNP, from the coding sequence ATGAAGCTGACTCGCCTCGCCCTCCTCGCCGGTTTTGTGCTGATCAGTTCGTGCTCGATTCTGCCCAAGTCGGAACCGGCGGATGTCTATCGCCTGCCGGCCACTCAGGCGCCCGCCTCGGCCAGTTCAGCGGCGCCGCAACACTGGTCGCTACGGCTGAATAAATTACAGGCCAGCGAAGCGTTGAACCGGCCGAACATCGCTGTCATCCCGCAAGGCGACGTGATCAGCAGCTACAAGGCTTCGCGCTGGAGCGATCCGGCGCCGGTGCTGCTGCGCAATCGCTTGCTGGACGGGTTTGCGCGTGATGGCCGGGTGACGTTGCTGAGTACCGATGACAGCAATTTTGCGGCGGATCTGGAATTGGGCGGGAATTTGCAGGCGTTTCAGACTGAGTATCAGGGCACGCAGGCCAGTGTCGTGGTGCGATTGGATGCATTGATTGTGCGTGGTTATGACCAGCGGATACTCGCCAGTCGGCGCTTTGAAGAGCGCCAGCCGTTGAGCGATGTGCAGGTTCCGGCGGTGGTCGCCGGGTTTGGTCAGGCCAGTGATCGCCTCACTGCAAAAGTCGTCGCGTGGACCGTCGACCAAGGCCAGAAACTCGCCCCGCAGAACCCCTGA
- the gltP gene encoding glutamate/aspartate:proton symporter GltP, protein MKKAKLSLAWQILIGLVLGIAIGALLNHFSAEKAWWISNVLQPAGDIFIRLIKMIVIPIVISSLIVGIAGVGDAKKLGRIGLKTIIYFEIVTTIAIVVGLLLANLFHPGTGIDMSTLGTVDISKYQATAAEVQHEHAFIETILNLIPSNIFAAMARGEMLPIIFFSVLFGLGLSSLQSDLREPLVKMFQGVSESMFKVTHMIMNYAPIGVFALIAVTVANFGFASLLPLAKLVILVYVAIAFFAFVVLGLIAKLFGFSVLKLMRIFKDELVLAYSTASSETVLPRVIEKMEAYGAPKAICSFVVPTGYSFNLDGSTLYQSIAAIFIAQLYGIDLSISQQLLLVLTLMVTSKGIAGVPGVSFVVLLATLGSVGIPLEGLAFIAGVDRIMDMARTALNVIGNALAVLVIARWEGMYDDAKGERYWNSLPHWRSKEKLPAGEISKN, encoded by the coding sequence ATGAAGAAGGCAAAACTCAGCCTCGCCTGGCAGATCCTCATCGGTCTGGTTCTAGGGATTGCAATTGGTGCGTTGCTCAACCATTTCAGTGCCGAGAAGGCTTGGTGGATCAGCAACGTCCTGCAACCGGCAGGCGATATCTTTATCCGTCTGATCAAGATGATCGTGATCCCGATCGTCATCTCCTCCCTCATCGTCGGCATCGCCGGCGTGGGCGACGCCAAGAAGCTCGGGCGTATCGGCCTGAAGACGATCATCTATTTCGAGATCGTCACCACCATCGCCATCGTCGTCGGCCTGCTGCTGGCCAACCTGTTCCATCCTGGAACCGGCATCGACATGAGCACGCTGGGCACGGTGGATATCTCCAAGTACCAGGCGACTGCCGCCGAGGTACAGCATGAACACGCGTTCATCGAGACCATCCTCAACCTGATCCCGTCGAACATCTTCGCGGCCATGGCCCGCGGCGAAATGCTGCCGATCATCTTCTTCTCCGTGCTGTTCGGTCTCGGTCTGTCGAGCCTGCAGTCGGACCTGCGCGAACCGCTGGTAAAGATGTTCCAGGGCGTTTCGGAGAGCATGTTCAAAGTCACCCACATGATCATGAACTACGCCCCTATCGGTGTATTCGCCCTGATCGCGGTGACCGTCGCCAACTTCGGCTTCGCTTCCCTGCTGCCGCTGGCCAAACTGGTGATCCTGGTTTACGTCGCCATCGCCTTCTTCGCCTTCGTGGTACTGGGCCTGATCGCCAAGCTGTTCGGCTTCTCGGTGCTCAAGCTGATGCGCATCTTCAAGGATGAGCTGGTGCTGGCCTACTCCACCGCCTCCTCGGAAACCGTGCTGCCGCGCGTGATCGAGAAGATGGAAGCCTACGGCGCGCCGAAAGCCATCTGCAGCTTCGTGGTGCCGACCGGTTACTCGTTCAACCTCGACGGTTCGACCCTGTACCAGTCCATTGCGGCGATCTTCATTGCCCAGCTGTACGGCATCGACCTGTCGATCAGCCAGCAACTGCTGCTGGTCCTGACCCTGATGGTCACCTCCAAAGGCATCGCCGGCGTACCGGGCGTTTCCTTCGTGGTGCTGCTGGCGACTCTGGGCAGCGTTGGTATTCCGCTGGAAGGCCTGGCGTTCATCGCCGGTGTCGACCGCATCATGGACATGGCCCGTACCGCACTGAACGTGATCGGCAACGCCCTCGCCGTGCTGGTCATCGCACGCTGGGAAGGCATGTACGACGACGCCAAGGGCGAGCGCTACTGGAACTCCCTGCCGCACTGGCGCAGCAAGGAAAAGCTGCCGGCTGGCGAGATTTCCAAGAACTGA
- the algB gene encoding sigma-54-dependent response regulator transcription factor AlgB: MESATEHQGRILLVDDESAILRTFRYCLEDEGYTVATANSAAQADALLQRQVFDLCFLDLRLGEDNGLDVLAQMRIQAPWMRVVIVTAHSAVDTAVDAIQAGAADYLVKPCSPDQLRLATAKQLEVRQLSARLEALEGEIRKPKDGLDSHSPAMKVVLETARQVASTDANILILGESGTGKGELARAIHGWSKREKKSCVTINCPSLTAELMESELFGHSRGAFTGASESTLGRVNQADGGTLFLDEIGDFPLTLQPKLLRFIQDKEYERVGDPVTRRADVRILAATNLNLEDMVRDGRFREDLLYRLNVITLHLPPLRERAEDILTLADRFLARFVKEYARPARGFSDEAREALLGYRWPGNIRELRNVVERASIICPQERVEISHLGMAEQPANNAPRVGAALSLDELEKAHIGAVLATAGTLDQAAKTLGIDASTLYRKRKQYNL; this comes from the coding sequence ATGGAATCTGCCACTGAGCATCAAGGCCGCATTCTGCTGGTGGATGATGAATCCGCCATCCTGCGAACCTTCCGTTATTGCCTCGAAGACGAAGGTTATACGGTGGCCACCGCCAATAGCGCGGCCCAGGCCGACGCACTGCTGCAACGCCAGGTGTTCGACCTGTGCTTCCTTGATTTACGTCTGGGCGAGGACAACGGCCTCGACGTACTGGCGCAAATGCGTATTCAGGCGCCGTGGATGCGCGTGGTGATTGTCACCGCGCATTCGGCTGTCGATACCGCCGTGGATGCGATCCAGGCTGGCGCCGCCGACTATCTGGTCAAGCCATGCAGCCCTGACCAACTGCGTCTGGCAACGGCCAAGCAACTGGAAGTGCGTCAACTCTCGGCGCGCCTCGAAGCGCTGGAGGGCGAGATCCGCAAACCGAAGGACGGCCTCGATTCCCACAGCCCGGCAATGAAAGTCGTATTGGAGACCGCCCGCCAGGTGGCGAGCACTGACGCCAACATTCTTATTCTCGGCGAGTCCGGCACCGGTAAAGGCGAGCTGGCCCGAGCGATTCACGGCTGGAGCAAGCGTGAGAAGAAATCCTGCGTGACCATCAACTGCCCGTCGTTGACTGCCGAACTGATGGAAAGCGAGTTGTTCGGCCACAGCCGCGGTGCATTTACCGGCGCGAGCGAAAGCACCTTGGGCCGGGTTAACCAAGCTGATGGCGGCACGCTGTTTCTCGACGAGATCGGCGATTTTCCACTGACCTTGCAACCCAAGTTGCTGCGTTTCATTCAGGACAAGGAATACGAGCGGGTAGGTGATCCGGTAACCCGTCGCGCCGATGTGCGCATCCTCGCGGCGACCAACCTCAATCTCGAAGACATGGTCCGTGACGGTCGCTTCCGTGAAGACCTGCTCTATCGCCTGAACGTCATCACTCTGCACCTGCCGCCATTGCGTGAACGTGCCGAAGACATTCTGACCTTGGCCGACCGCTTTCTCGCCCGCTTCGTCAAAGAGTATGCGCGCCCGGCGCGGGGTTTTAGCGACGAGGCCCGCGAGGCGCTTCTCGGCTACCGCTGGCCCGGTAACATTCGTGAGCTGCGCAACGTGGTCGAGCGGGCAAGCATCATCTGTCCGCAGGAACGGGTAGAAATCAGCCACCTCGGCATGGCCGAACAACCGGCCAACAACGCGCCACGGGTCGGCGCAGCACTGAGTCTCGACGAGTTGGAAAAGGCCCACATCGGTGCCGTCCTTGCCACCGCCGGCACTCTGGATCAAGCCGCGAAAACCCTGGGCATCGACGCCTCGACCCTGTATCGCAAGCGCAAGCAGTACAACCTGTGA
- a CDS encoding DUF1328 domain-containing protein, producing the protein MLSWAITFLIIAIIAAVLGFGGIAGTATGIAKILFVVFLVMFIASFFFGRRGRG; encoded by the coding sequence ATGTTGAGCTGGGCAATTACATTCTTGATCATTGCCATCATCGCTGCAGTACTGGGCTTCGGTGGTATCGCGGGCACCGCCACGGGTATCGCCAAGATTCTCTTTGTCGTGTTCCTGGTGATGTTCATCGCTTCCTTCTTCTTTGGCCGTCGCGGCCGAGGTTAA
- a CDS encoding KinB sensor domain-containing domain, with product MKLAMKLRTRLFLSISALITVALLGLLLGLVSVMQMAGTQEALVRSNFVTLDLGLKLRQTLGDQLIIMLAEKPDPVAFEASKQHYFQLLDEGIAQEQEGDGRLYGFSQAKADYLSFLQAFDLSRDPATSLSSNADFRERFNTLRNGLIAEHKHALDNINAVQHDARDRALLVAGLLGLVGLAVLIIGFVTAHGIARRFGAPIEALAHAADNIGQGNFEVTLPISSAMEMNQLTKRFGLMAEALREHQATNVDELLAGQQRLQAVLDSIDDGLLMIDRQGHLEHLNPVAQRQLGWDDDRLGQGLGAALERPELDAQLQLVLRGGTLERAPEDLSIEVDGESRLLTYSLTPVSHTQGHILGAVMVLHDVTEQRAFERVRSEFVLRASHELRTPVTGMHMAFGLFRERAKFAADSREADLLDTVNEEMQRLMQLINDLLNFSRYQNGLQKLALAPCSIEDLLEQAQLRFAETAEAKGIALNVEVQGPLPRLQADQAQLDRVLDNLIDNALRHTARDGQIRLQARRHGERVIISVEDNGEGIAYGQQGRIFEPFVQVGRKKGGAGLGLALCKEIVQLHGGRMGVYSRPGQGTQFYMALAV from the coding sequence ATGAAACTGGCGATGAAGTTGCGGACCCGGTTGTTCCTGAGTATTTCCGCACTGATCACCGTGGCTTTGCTGGGGCTGTTGCTCGGGCTGGTCAGTGTGATGCAAATGGCCGGAACCCAGGAAGCGCTGGTGCGCAGCAACTTCGTCACCCTCGATCTGGGGCTCAAGCTGCGCCAGACGTTGGGTGATCAACTGATCATCATGCTCGCGGAAAAGCCTGACCCCGTCGCGTTCGAGGCCTCCAAGCAGCATTACTTTCAACTCCTCGACGAAGGTATTGCCCAGGAGCAGGAGGGCGATGGCCGCTTGTATGGTTTCAGTCAGGCCAAGGCGGATTATCTGAGTTTTCTGCAGGCGTTCGACCTGTCCCGTGATCCGGCCACTTCGTTGAGCAGCAATGCCGACTTCCGTGAACGCTTCAACACGTTGCGCAACGGGCTGATTGCCGAGCACAAGCATGCACTCGACAATATCAACGCGGTGCAGCATGACGCACGCGACCGGGCGCTTTTGGTGGCTGGCCTGCTCGGGTTGGTCGGGTTGGCTGTGCTGATTATCGGTTTTGTCACGGCCCACGGCATTGCCCGGCGTTTTGGTGCGCCGATCGAGGCGCTGGCCCATGCGGCGGACAACATCGGCCAAGGCAATTTCGAAGTGACCCTGCCGATTTCCTCGGCGATGGAAATGAATCAGCTGACCAAGCGGTTCGGGCTGATGGCCGAAGCGTTGCGCGAGCATCAGGCAACCAACGTCGATGAGTTGCTCGCCGGACAGCAACGCTTGCAAGCGGTGCTCGACAGCATCGACGACGGCTTGTTGATGATTGACCGCCAGGGGCATCTGGAACACCTCAACCCGGTGGCCCAGCGCCAATTGGGCTGGGACGACGATCGTCTCGGTCAAGGCCTGGGCGCGGCACTCGAACGGCCGGAGCTGGATGCGCAACTGCAACTGGTGTTGCGCGGCGGCACCCTGGAGCGGGCGCCGGAGGACCTGAGCATCGAAGTCGACGGCGAATCCCGCCTGCTGACTTACAGCCTGACGCCGGTCAGCCACACGCAGGGCCACATACTCGGGGCGGTGATGGTGCTGCACGATGTGACTGAGCAGCGTGCCTTCGAACGGGTGCGCAGCGAGTTCGTCCTGCGCGCCTCACATGAGCTACGCACGCCGGTCACCGGCATGCACATGGCGTTCGGTCTGTTCCGTGAACGGGCGAAGTTTGCCGCGGATTCCCGCGAAGCGGACCTGCTCGACACCGTGAACGAAGAAATGCAGCGCCTGATGCAGTTGATCAACGACTTGCTCAACTTTTCGCGTTACCAGAACGGCTTGCAGAAACTGGCGCTGGCGCCGTGTTCCATCGAGGATTTGCTGGAGCAGGCACAGTTGCGCTTTGCCGAGACGGCCGAGGCCAAAGGCATCGCCTTGAACGTCGAAGTGCAGGGGCCGCTGCCGCGCTTGCAGGCGGATCAGGCGCAGCTGGATCGGGTTCTCGACAACCTGATCGACAACGCCCTACGGCATACCGCCCGCGACGGCCAGATCCGCTTGCAGGCACGTCGCCACGGCGAGCGGGTGATCATCAGCGTCGAAGACAACGGCGAAGGCATTGCCTACGGCCAGCAAGGGCGGATCTTCGAACCGTTTGTGCAAGTCGGGCGCAAAAAGGGCGGCGCCGGGCTGGGATTGGCGCTGTGCAAGGAAATCGTCCAGCTGCATGGCGGGCGAATGGGGGTTTATTCACGGCCGGGGCAGGGCACGCAGTTTTATATGGCGCTGGCGGTTTAG